The sequence AACGCATGATCGCGCCGACATTATGGGGATCGGTCACCTGGTCGAGCACGACCAGCGGCCGGGCGGGATCGCCCTGCATCACCTCGTCGAGGAAGCGGTCTTCCAGCGCATCGCAATCGAGCACCAGACCCTGGTGCGGCGCATCGCGGGCGACAAGGCGGGCAAGATCGGCCGGCTGGGCATATTCAACCGGGAAATCTGGCGGCAGCTCGCCATCGAGCGAAGCCACGCCCTCGCGCGTCGCCCACAGCTTGCGGTGATTGCGTTCCGGGTTCTTGAGCGCCGCTTCGACCGCATGACGACCCCACAGGCGCACGGCGCCGGCGCTGGCCCGGCCCGAACCGCGCCCGCCCTGCATGCGGCCCGCGCGGCCACGCAGGGCACGGCTGGGCTTGGTGTCACGATTGCGGCTCATGTGGCGAATCCCCTGCTGGTTATCGGGTCACTAGGGGATGGTGGTGGACAGGGCTAGATTCGAACTAGCGTACGCTTGCGCGGGC comes from Novosphingobium ginsenosidimutans and encodes:
- the rlmB gene encoding 23S rRNA (guanosine(2251)-2'-O)-methyltransferase RlmB, with the translated sequence MSRNRDTKPSRALRGRAGRMQGGRGSGRASAGAVRLWGRHAVEAALKNPERNHRKLWATREGVASLDGELPPDFPVEYAQPADLARLVARDAPHQGLVLDCDALEDRFLDEVMQGDPARPLVVLDQVTDPHNVGAIMRSAAAFNAAAIVTQDRHSPPESGTLAKSASGALEVVPWVRVVNLARALEEMAEAGYWRIGLDGEGKATLGEALPAGPVALVLGAEGDGMRHNITQHCDAIARLPMSGAVESLNVSNAAAIALYALAVRPQG